Sequence from the Microplitis demolitor isolate Queensland-Clemson2020A chromosome 7, iyMicDemo2.1a, whole genome shotgun sequence genome:
TTCAGCACACGTGGAAAAAAAGTGTTTATCACTTTTCGTAGTTTTTACgctgtattttatttacgatcgacaactaaaaaattttaaaactgtaaAGTATCTCATGAATACCTTTCATCATCTGACAGCTCGATTgtacctttttttattttttatatcacctTTCTTAATTTCTCTTAGAGGTTTTCTCAAAGACCCAATCGATATTTCCATCTACCTTGAGATTTACGGCGCCCAATACCAAGTAAtcttgagtaaaaaatttttcatagctttcattttttttttttaacacccgAGTATCTAATCACGAGTACGAGATCTGTTGCAAAAGAGCTGTAAAGTGTAAATGTAATGTACTTGTACATGGTAATTACAATGAGGATTGTTAATGCCAGCGCAAGGTTGACGTCAGTTTctgacataaatttaaaattgtttccaCAAGACTAGcgccaaaaatttgaatacattttttttacgacttaCGCctcgttgaattttattatttaataaataagtgaattaaataaaataatgacagCAGGATAGTCATCTTAATCGAATTGCACAcaattcactatttttttattgagtgtGGGCGGAAGTTGTCTGGCATCAACAGTAAAGCGGATATAGAGAACAGGAAGTGAACACGCAATTATTCATGGGTTTACCGGGGGGCCGATCAAaaagacaaatttataattatttaaataaatcatagtcacagatttttttttatttatttaaataaaaataaaagtcaatgCGTCATTGCTgctaaataattgtttatttcatAACAAACCTcgttatctttattatttatggcaACAAGTTATTCGCAGCAGCAAACTGACATCGGTatcacaaataatttaatttccgcGCTACTGCACGTGTATTACTACGCCagtatatacttttatatgtatcatgtataaatattattgtccgACATCAATTACCTCACATCCACACAAAAACTCATACCTCTATctctatattaataataaaatttaaattttgaaattttaaattcaaattatcagCGCGCTCATTTCAGAGTTGACAGCTAGACGTctgataaaagtaattaaaaataaatgattataaattaaaagataattaaaatctaaatatcaaaaaataagaTGGCGCAATGAAAAATGGCGGCGAACGCGCATGCGTATCAATAcgtcaaaaaaaatagtcccgataaaaataataatcaacaattaaataaataatataccgcgtgttttaaaaataaattttacatttgataaataattattcgtgaatgataataaaaagtatcatAGCACACTAGTCATAAATTCTATGACGTATCGatggttttaaaaaagtgacgtttatttataagcagatatttaaaataaaaaaaaaaaaaaaaaaaaaacaagtgtTTTGTCGAATGTagtgtatatatttagtgCGCTGGTGAGTGTGTGTGGAATAATCTCGAATGTGACGTCAGTGTTAATACACATAAGCCATATAACCATATAGTAGTTGGTTAAAGTCTGAGTCTGAGGAACGGAGATCCAGAGGGagcgagagagaaagagagagagggTGCCGACGCAAAGGTGCCTGCGCAGAGGAATTTAATTTGAGGAGGTGGTCGAGGCATCCGCCGTCGTCGTCGTTGTCGTCCTCGTCATCCTCATCCTCGTATCTTAcaccaatttattattattattgatattattattgttattattattattattattatattttattaatatcaggACATCACGGATTATAGATCAGGATAACTCGCGAGACCAAACGAGAGAGATTATTTTATGTCTGATAATAAGACAAACACCATCATGGGTGCTCataagtattaatatatatatatacatatacatatatatatatatacatacataatatATGCGTATTGCATTACAAGTGACAGTTTAAtgtaaattactattttttttttttaagtaagtacacaaaataatttgaatataaataattattttttacatactgATAGACCAgtggattaattaaaataattgttgtgATTATTTAGTAGACGAGTTTTAAAATAGGACACACACGAGTTAAAAGTATAGATATTAAGTATAAGCAAGATTGTTATAGCCAGTGTACACTTGTTCTGAAAAGAAGTGCTTTGGAGCCTGGGGGGAGGCTAAATAAGTCAAGAGAAAATCTATCAACCTTGTCTATTGTCTGCAGCACAACTAATAacctttattttaattttaaaaaaacgtttagattttatttaaactgtgGTTATTTGTTCTGCTGGATTTTAATTGCCAGCGATAAGTGAAACGTGATCGCGATCGTGGTGACcgagtattttaaaaagacTTTTCaaggttttatttattgtggtaattatttattcaaaagttaataGCCAGTAAAATTCCGGATCCATTTAATTGCTATTTTTGACATCAAGAATGGAGGCTACGGCAAAACATGATTTTACAGCAACAGCTGAGGACGAGTTGAGTTTTCGTAGAAATCAAGTTTTAAAggtttgtttaaatattatctataGATGTATgggtttatttataaatttaaacataagATCATATGCTATCGTTTTGTTTGTGATAATCACATGATACCGTGATACTGTTTCTACTTGGGTGTCACTACAAGTGACTTTTATTACTCTGGATTGGAATTTATATCCAGTATTTATcgatagtttatttttaattctttttttattttttggtattaaaaTTGGGACTAATTAAGgtcaattgattatttacaGATTCTTAATATGGAAGATGATATGAATTGGTACAGAGCTGAGTTGGATTCAAAGGAAGGTTTGATACCTAGTAATTACattgagatgaaaaatcatgagtaagaaattatatattgttatttatatttaaggtATGAGTCCTAGTACTCGAtctctcatttatttatatactaaatttttactaaatatagatatacaaatacctGGAGAGATCAGGTACTAGTTCATAgatcgggtactaggtctCTTACCTTACGCTTGTGCTTAAATCCAAGTAATTTatgagtaaatttatattttagttgGTACTATGGTCGGATAACGAGAGCTGATGCAGAAAGACTGCTCTCTAATAAACACGAGGGTGCCTTTCTGATAAGAATCAGCGAGAGTTCTCCCGGAGACTTTTCATTATCTGTCaagtaagtttaattttatttacttttttttattatcattgatgCCATAATTGAAATTGATTAGTAATTTATGGTATTTAAATGATAGATGCTCTGACGGAGTCCAACACTTCAAAGTCCTGAGAGACGCGcagggtaaattttttttgtgggtCGTAAAGTTCAGTAGCCTTAACGAATTAGTTGAATATCACCGCACGGCATCGGTGTCACGTTCTCAGGACGTTAAGCTGCGTGACATGATACCAGAAGAGGTAATTAATCAACCCATTAACGATTTATAGCTTCGATATTGACGTGtcactgataaattattttattttattttgttatatcaTTTTTAGTGTTTAGTACAAGCGCTGTATGATTTTACGCCACAAGAACCCGGTGAACTTGAGTTCCGGAGAGGTGACGTTATCACCGTTACAGATCGCACGGATCAGCACTGGTGGCATGGGGAAATCGGAAATAGACGAGGATTATTTCCTTCAACTTATGTTACACCTTATCATTCttaggtaattaattaattgaataataataattataatcaattaataatcaataattgataacaaatttatagattattgTTGTCAACATCCATAACGGACCATAATCGCCTCTATCATGTACAGACAGAATCAGATAAGCTGCTAAAATAATCATACATTATTTTCTCATCGCGTGGgctactttttatttttcaagaggAAAAAGAACTTGAGGAAAAATAAAGTTgcggaaaaacaaaaaaattataaaataaaaaaaaataaaattgacttGATTTTCATATGCCATTCTGTTGCCATTCATGTCATTATtagcttataaaaattattatacatgtataatatctgataataattattactccattaactattactattaatattaattataattataattattaattacttaacgTATTATAGTATCCGTTTCTGTCCCATAAGTTGCTCATCACCATAACGATTtcaatagttgaaaaaaaactattttgtcgtagtgtaataataataaattttgtacttttttatGTACGGACAAGcggaatgaaaattaataattttttttctttttttttatatctatttttacTCGGTAATTTTAgcgtgtaatttattattaattaacacagcgtatctttaattattattattattttaaaatgtgattataaatattgttatgacagtaaaatgaagaaaattgaTGTATGTAGCCCACCATGAGTCTTAACTTGGCTTTTGTgttgcaattaaattaaatatataaagtacaTAGCTCGAGTGATAGCTATTCTTTTTTGATATTACGTATCATAAAGATAAATTACAACGCTAACAAAGGCCTAATATTTCGTTAcattaaaaactgaaaaaaaaaaaaaacaatataataatttaattattattattaattataattattaataaatacgttggtatgttattattattatattatcatCTTAAATtctgtttataaataaaattaaaagttactgTTACTTTATATCATTTACTATACGCGCTTACatgttgatttaaaataaatttatacgaaaaaaaaatgtaatatttaatatgacttttaaaattatgactcaatttttatggaaattagtaattgattattaattaattaattattcagttgccgattattaatttacgcACAAGTcgcatattttatttatagatatatatatattgaccTGCAATGTatgaatgaaataattgataattgaaataaaaagagaaaggaaattttattgcgttgttattttgagtttttaaatttaattgttattactaAGCAGTCGAGCGAGTGGTAATTGCAGTAGGAAGTAATTGGAGATAACGTTCATGAGAAAATGAGAATAGAGTTCAGTTTTCTGATAATTGATAAGTTACGATACGGGCACTGGAAAAAATAGGAATTTTATTATGGAgtatggaatttttttggtGAGAAATTTATCTGGTAATGATttactgaaataaataaaggaaacgtaaatttaattgagagaaaaataatttatatatacattatatttaaattacaaatatctatcataaaaattggcttatttgattaaaaattacagtactggttatatttattattttatttaaataattaatttacccgCGGAATTTTAATACGATCCATAAAACGAAAAAGACAAAAAtagcgaataaaaataaatatattatgtagTAATTGTGTCCAGCTTTGGCCATTCTGATCACTCGAGCTACGGAGGACGTCAGCGAACCACTTGTTCGTTCGAAATCATCATCctggaacaaaaaaaaaataattagtgttTAATTATGATAGCAAACTATCaagagacaaattttttttttctgtacgacagccttttgaaaatttttgactgcACGTTCTCTAAGACGCAGAGCTCAATACCCAGTCTCCAgctctatttaaaaattatttatataaatttctgtaCTACAAAAatgtctgaaatttttttcagatttataaaaatgaaactttattgtcatatttactgtttattgataaaatatcatattaaaaaaatataaaagtagaaataattaaattgtaaaaaaatattggagcAGCAGAGActggtaataaattaaaaaaaaaaaaaaaaagttgtcgaGTATCTGATATTTTAAggttcaaattaaatttaaaaaataataattatgagtaAATGATCGCTACCATATCTCTGAGAATTTTATCTTGATATTTAACTTCAGTTCCAATATCAATAGACAAAGTTTTAAGCGCATGAATTTTATCACTAAGATCATCTTCCAGTTGGTCATTCTCGTGCTCCAGGTGAGTACGCGATGAAGTTGGCAGGGGCTCGTAACTGTAACCAGctgaaaagaataattttacatgATAAGTACATCGAATAACatgattttaattagtaaatgtCTCACCCCTCTCACCAGAATGTGATCGcctcatttttaatattttttacttctcttttgatgaacagaaaaaaaaatagtcttcagaataaatatatagaccTTAATAACATTTCCTGGGATTATTTTATCCAGTTATCTGCAATATATTGTTGTAACAAATGAAATGACACGTCATCatgttagtaaaaaataattaaatgatgaaataatagagagttattttatttaaatttaaataattagggtagtaattgaaaatacctcgtcgattaatttttgttgattaattgaatttgtcacgtcattttatgaataatatgaCATAGGAGACACGtcaaataaacaacaaaaaataatccatgtgattttaaatttattggttaTTGACAAGTCCATAGAATTTAgtttagtaaatttgaattggcGGCGCTGTAGGCGCGCGGGTGgcgacattttaaaaattatattcgaATAAGTGAcagaagtaaaataattttgaaaagaaaaatctttattttattttataaaattacagattttataagacagaaaaatacaaaattaataatgagtgtgaatgtagttAACGATTggtagtttttcaaatttttaagtaagtaaataaaatgtaagtaaaatgaaaatttaaaaatgcgtatttagatCACAGTCCGGTcattttactaattaactaCAAAATTATCATCCTACTCTAACGATAGATTTATCTAATTTGTGAATTAATATgaagtaatataattatcagataaagaaattattcaataattaagttcatacacacataaaaaattaaaaatttaattgattgcaACTTTATAACaatgaattaaattgtttaaatgtaTTGCCGACATTTCATCATTGATAGATTtgaggtttaaaaaaatccacatTGGCACCACTTTTTATTGGAAATGTCGGGATTGAATTTAGTCGGAGAAGTGAATAATTAacgattataataaatttgatttattgatagaaaaatataaaagtttttttaacaataatgagTAATCATTTCTTAAGTAGATAAACAATTGATAGCTCGTAAATTGAACTGATATTTTtagctaaaaaatataaaagaagtaataattattaaacatttttaaagatattgaattagttttttaattatgtattatgATATACTGTTGAGCACCAAGTTGTTGCGTTTAATTTCAGTGTTTGTTGTTAGTTtatctgaaaatataaaaaataaaataaataaattgaaataacgttgagtacaaaatttaaaaagattcaTACTATTGTAGAtgtattagtaaaatttttgatgttcGATGCAATGAAATCATTTGTGAATGCCAATAACTCGTTGGCGTTGTAAAGATTAGCTGTATCTATcattttcaatgaattttcaaCAGTTAAAGTTTTACTGAGTGATTCTTGGCAAATGTCTTTAAGTGATTGTATCTGGTATTTGTCTGCGGCTTTTAATAAACACTCAGCATATGCATCCAGATCAGTGATTTCATCAGTGTAGAAATACTCTAAGATCTTTTCGAATATCTCTGGAGTAATGTCTGGTATAGATatttcattagtttttttctcaatcatATCATGAGAAAACATTGCAGTCAGAACAGGACTCCGTACCATTAACATGAATTTGTGACCCTGGAATTCTTTACCACCGACATTTATCAGAATATCACTACCCATTTTTGTTTCATAAAGTTGTTTATAATCATCAGCTGGTtgacattttgaaatttttaaattaagttcaCTGTAAAATGTAATGGGGTCGTCATACTCAGTAAGGTCTAGACACACTGTCAAACTATTGTTgggtaaatttttatctttattttccCAAAGTACAGATTTTTGTATCTCAAAAATTCGATAAAGTTTACTCTCTTGGTAGCTCAATTTCAAGTGATCCTTTTTCACAAATAACCTTcatgagaattaaaaacattaaatagttCCACGGATATGATTCCAGGAACTAGTTCCTTTTCGCTCCGGAAATGTTCCAGGTTCAATCCGGAATGTTCCCGGAACTACCCACCTCTAATGGAGAGTAGCGGACTTCAGAgaatttcgtaatttttataagttacttgtaagtaaaatacaaattttcagaTGTGCACAAAAAGATTTCCTAAAGTTTTTGATttgcaattattaaaaattttttctatattattaagtattttagtTGTTTATTtaagagaaatgaatttttttattgtctgttACTTTCAATACCATCAAGATCACTAAAATATTCTAATAACCTTGAGTTTGAGTAGCATAACTAAATCTTCTTCTCGTATGTGAGTGAGTGAATTTCCGCCTAGAAATCAAAATGCAAAAGTTTAGGAATAATTGAGGATCACTGGGAGCTCGGGAAGAGAATATGCGGCGCCATCATGATAAATCAGCGTCAAtgtcgataaaaaaacaaatattagtAGGATCCATAGTTCTTCTGAAACGAATAGATAGCTATTAAtgtacttaaattaaaaaaaaaaaaattgaacatcAACCATCTACTCGCATCTCCACCAATTAACCTTATGAAATTACCCGCCAACattaaagatatttatttatttaaattttaaattaatatagaaAACGTAAGCTCTTAAAAAACAAACCATTCACCAGTCAAACTTATAgtgacattaaaattaatttaataactagaacaataaattaaattactcgaatatttattaatatttaatatgttaCATTCAAAGgcacaaacaattaaaaacatttaattatcatgttctataatatatatgtatcatcTAAAACTcctaaacatcattttttaatcacaTTTACATCAATagtattcattaattatttattatcattaacatTACAATAGATTTAATATTCGTCTACTCCATTCTAAAACTtacttactttttaaatatttatacaatttatttaaatacatacaaCATCATATGTCACGATAAAACTTTTGTTTAATATAACgtccgatttttaaaattaaataacttaattcGTCTTCGACTATTCACAAccctctaaatttattttaaataataaaaaacccTCTCATTTTGTTCCTTCATCATTTAAGTACCAGTCTAACGTCATTACATTTGTCCGTgattcaattttcatataaaaataaaattataataaaataaaaaataattacacattAATTTTGcacgatcatttttttttcctctttttttttctctaacgatttataaatttatatccagACATTTATCTACCcaagtattaatatatatattctataaaTTTCATACTACTGCAAGTTCCAATCAGTCtgatacattatttatatatatttttaaagtacgacaatcaacatttaataaatctagtcagacatattttttttactaacattcaaaatttttattgagtagcacaatctagtcttcatattttttaaaatttaaatttaaaagcattTAATCAAAtgctagaaaaatttaattattgttccCGATGGTTTTAAAATGACTTAGGCctgttatttaatttgaacCCCGTATCTGGAATGTCTAGTGCtacttaattaattgagttccaataaatagttaaaactTTGGAAGACATGACAAACTATCGATCAACACTTTGTGTACCAAGAcgatataacaataaaaaggtacatggaaaaatataaaatatcaagtcGTTGAGAAAAAGAGGAGGGGAATGTTGaacattattttcataaatttatttgattttatgatTGTAGAGCACCGAGTTCCTAAGGAGCACCTGAGAAAACTAATCTCccctttgatattttattaatcaataatatgaagaaaaaaaaaataataaaaataataattataataaatatgtagattgaaatatttaaaatgactaGTCTTCTCTAGATTGttctgaaataattgatagagaaatataaatataaatagaaaaatataagtcGAAATAACGAACATCTTGAAGATGATGTCTGATAGCgtttaacaaaacaaaaaaacaaatgcaAAGTTACTACTTCCCGGAGTATTTTGACGTGGGAGTGAATCTTCTTGAAGGAGCAGGACTGGCTGGTAAGGATGGAGAAGGTCCCGTGGGAGTCGTGGGTTTGGATCCGCGTCGACTTCTTCTCATGGATGAGTAGGGACTGGTACCTCTGTGGACTTGGCCATGAGCGTAGAGGAGCATCCCGATGTCGCGGTTGCCCGCATGAACGGCGATGGTCAGAGCCGTGTTGCCGTCCACGTCGACGATCGACGGGTCGCAGTCCGGATGTTCTAGAAGGAGTTTCACGATGTCGACGTGTCCGTGCTCGGCGGCACACATCAGCGCGGAACTTCCGTCTTCGTCCTGGATGTTGACGGCTGCTCCAGCGTCCAGCAGCAGCCGGGTCATGTCTGTCCTTCCATGGGAAACTGCGAGCATCAGCGCTGTCTGTCCATGctagaataaattaatcagtCAATTAACCAACCAATTAATTAACAGATGGATGAattgatcaataaatttttacttacaattTTAGCTCGAGTATTGACATCAGCCAACTGGAAAAGTCTTGTAATAACCGAAGCGTGGGTTGAGTTTTTAATGTCAACGAGGGCTGTCAGCATCACCGGAGTGTAGCCAGCGGCATTTGGTTTATTAATGTCGCAGACTTTTGAGTCCAGGAGTATTGAGACTACGTCATAATTACCGTGAGAAACGGAGTAATGCATTGCCGTGTTCCCGTTTGTGTCAACCATATTGACGATGTGCTCCAGCAAGATACTGGAGTGCTCTTCAAAGCAGTCCAAGTAATCCTCGACATCCAGGGGATTCGCGGTCACGAtactagaaattttaaacCACTCTTGCTGGATGACGTTCGTCGCGTTCTTCGTTTGATGGGACAAATTCTTGCTTGGAGACTTTTTCAAGTTGTCATTCAATACTTTCAAAGCGGCACGCATCTCCTTAGACGGTTCCTTTTTCACCCGGGACTTGTCACGTATCGGCTCAAACAGCGCTGAGTCTGGTAAACTCGTTTTTTCTTCATTGTTTAATTCTTTTTCCGGAGATATTAATTCTTTAGACTCCTTGGCGTCGTTCTTTATGTCCTCGGTCACCATCTCATgcctgtaattatttttataaattataatatatataaatatttttttaaatcaataggTTCAAGGATTATTcgtctatttataaattttattaaaatattacagactaaatttactaataaccaaataaataaataaataaagtattagataaattattgaaaaatgattacCGTTGAAAGCGCGGGGAATTAATTCTGCAAAATTCCATATCATTTTCAATACTCATATATTGTTGTTGAAGCATTGATTTCAATAACCAATAACcaaatactaattaatatgCACCATTACCCCCGAAAATAAGCGACTGAGTAATTTGGCGAGagggaaaaatataaaaacccGCGTTGAAAAAACGCATCAGCGCAAAGGCGAATTAAAAAACAACTAGACGTATAATTTAAagcgatgataaaaaaataatctgatACTCAACCCGTGGGCCGCGGAGACTGAGGATAAATAACGAATACAACAAATAAAACCAGTTAGCAAAGCATGACGCACGCGCGAATCCTGGCAGCCTACACCAGAACCACTAAGCTTGCAAGGGGTGAAAAGTACGTGGGGAACATGCAGCTGTTGGACACGCACGCGCTTTTTCATCCCTTACTTTATTACACATTTtcttttgtgttaaaaataatttaaaaaaaaaaacttgatccctagcattaaaaataataaaaatagatacgTACTTATTACAATCATACGTCTCTTTGTTGTCGGCGTCGTAACGTATGATGCCGATGGGAATCTTAGTGTAGGTGTCTTGTCTCTTGAACTGTTTTTTCAAATCactgttatttaaattaatatttgctGGCCTTGGTATCCTAGACACTCCGTTGGTTGTCTGGTTAGAATTGTTCTCGATATTTTTGTACAtattttcgttattatttgaaatttgtttgGCAAGAGTTTTTATTGTCTCTTTGCAGTTGTCGCAGTAGTTGGCAGTACAGGATATTGAAATGTGTGGTTTCAATGAATCACCCACCGACACATCAACGAACTTCTTTTTTATGGGCGATGTGCCGAACTCACGGCTTTTTGGCGAGAGACCTAGGGTGTCAGTACTCTTGGGCGCAGTTTTTATCAACCCCTCGACACTAGAGCCAACGGTTCTGGTGGTTTTTCTTTTGGGTTTAGTGTCACCGTAATTAAACGAATGACTTCGGGCATTCAGTGAACTGAGGGAGATCGGCTGAATTGAAACGGGATCTGGTCCGGTGGCTATTGATTTTGTTCCAGGGCTTGATAGTCCTATTGAAGTTCCAACTTCAGATGTCCGGGGTTTTACAGTCACCCCAACGTGCGCCCTCATTTTAAAAGGCTCAGAGGTCTGGATCTCTTGATGTCTTATTGGCAATTTTTTCGGCAATACTGACAAGCACTGGGTACCTTTTgttgatgttatttttttaaccgaATCGCGGTATTTATTTACAGCTTCCTCAATCATGCGGGCGACTTCCTCTGAAGTATAAACTTGTGTCATATTAAATGTCGTCTCCGTACCACAACTGCGGGTTTTACGCACTTCCGGGTCTTTAGAAATAATCTCTGGTGATATCTGCTCGAAAAACAGGTCGCTGCGGGTCAGGTTTTTCTGTTGAGACAGTGACTGGTATTTAGAATTTTCCATCGTACTGTCGGTGTTGGTCCCCGAGTCCTTCAATTGTTTCGGCGAAGACAAACTATGGTACGAAGGAATTTTTGACAGTGAGTTTTTACGTTTCATTTCCGGTGTCCAA
This genomic interval carries:
- the LOC103569461 gene encoding growth factor receptor-bound protein 2, translating into MEATAKHDFTATAEDELSFRRNQVLKILNMEDDMNWYRAELDSKEGLIPSNYIEMKNHDWYYGRITRADAERLLSNKHEGAFLIRISESSPGDFSLSVKCSDGVQHFKVLRDAQGKFFLWVVKFSSLNELVEYHRTASVSRSQDVKLRDMIPEECLVQALYDFTPQEPGELEFRRGDVITVTDRTDQHWWHGEIGNRRGLFPSTYVTPYHS
- the LOC103569460 gene encoding BET1 homolog isoform X2, which encodes MRRSHSAGYSYEPLPTSSRTHLEHENDQLEDDLSDKIHALKTLSIDIGTEVKYQDKILRDMDDDFERTSGSLTSSVARVIRMAKAGHNYYIIYLFLFAIFVFFVLWIVLKFRG
- the LOC103569460 gene encoding BET1 homolog isoform X1; translated protein: MRRSHSGERAGYSYEPLPTSSRTHLEHENDQLEDDLSDKIHALKTLSIDIGTEVKYQDKILRDMDDDFERTSGSLTSSVARVIRMAKAGHNYYIIYLFLFAIFVFFVLWIVLKFRG
- the LOC103569459 gene encoding speckle-type POZ protein B-like, with translation MGSDILINVGGKEFQGHKFMLMVRSPVLTAMFSHDMIEKKTNEISIPDITPEIFEKILEYFYTDEITDLDAYAECLLKAADKYQIQSLKDICQESLSKTLTVENSLKMIDTANLYNANELLAFTNDFIASNIKNFTNTSTIIN
- the LOC103569458 gene encoding KN motif and ankyrin repeat domain-containing protein 2, translated to MALTVSSPRVFNGNVGKQAYGSTESTSGSKCVCCPYGYHIDLDFVEYCEAVAAGNIDKNTIERRKKRERRRQCQSMEILLGLVSPTFGELESELSKISNEHGDVISNGVTTLPRSGHLTSRPGGNNAYQHHHQHSAAMDLSDVVGDFEATLQRLSKPHKNHDRRNQTETDGAHIGHAIQHTIHADQTTDFDAASVGSGNSNLSAGALQNIREQMAMSLERMRELEEQVKAIPMLQAQMTVLKEEKKKLEKTVDDFNRSRSVKNIENSETQRSRSQSFSSEKQGKKLFNVHTRDMGTMCGVMTRDVGISHQQVRTRDVGMTTSTPIQVIGRPTEFTTVKLDDMDIEPSKAFGSPTAKRSLQKYQSRENITSFFNNKDSSSLSNLSRSSESSWTPEMKRKNSLSKIPSYHSLSSPKQLKDSGTNTDSTMENSKYQSLSQQKNLTRSDLFFEQISPEIISKDPEVRKTRSCGTETTFNMTQVYTSEEVARMIEEAVNKYRDSVKKITSTKGTQCLSVLPKKLPIRHQEIQTSEPFKMRAHVGVTVKPRTSEVGTSIGLSSPGTKSIATGPDPVSIQPISLSSLNARSHSFNYGDTKPKRKTTRTVGSSVEGLIKTAPKSTDTLGLSPKSREFGTSPIKKKFVDVSVGDSLKPHISISCTANYCDNCKETIKTLAKQISNNNENMYKNIENNSNQTTNGVSRIPRPANINLNNSDLKKQFKRQDTYTKIPIGIIRYDADNKETYDCNKHEMVTEDIKNDAKESKELISPEKELNNEEKTSLPDSALFEPIRDKSRVKKEPSKEMRAALKVLNDNLKKSPSKNLSHQTKNATNVIQQEWFKISSIVTANPLDVEDYLDCFEEHSSILLEHIVNMVDTNGNTAMHYSVSHGNYDVVSILLDSKVCDINKPNAAGYTPVMLTALVDIKNSTHASVITRLFQLADVNTRAKIHGQTALMLAVSHGRTDMTRLLLDAGAAVNIQDEDGSSALMCAAEHGHVDIVKLLLEHPDCDPSIVDVDGNTALTIAVHAGNRDIGMLLYAHGQVHRGTSPYSSMRRSRRGSKPTTPTGPSPSLPASPAPSRRFTPTSKYSGK